A single genomic interval of Agelaius phoeniceus isolate bAgePho1 chromosome 31, bAgePho1.hap1, whole genome shotgun sequence harbors:
- the CIART gene encoding circadian-associated transcriptional repressor isoform X2 has translation MEPPARACSCGSPASDSGAEAESSPRSPPKAERSRKRPGGMERASPESPPSPRGGKRPRKGEGGDVPPSDGDRLFAQKCRELRGFIRPLAELLEGLRRGRYDRGLSSFQQSVAMDRLQRIIGVLQKPEMGARYLGTLLQVEAMLRLWFPHVAPKPALDSAPPAAPPRRRPPAGPAGAPRCRRLPGELPLASPAGTLQQRGAPESPPAPDV, from the exons ATGGAGCCCCCTGCCCGCGCCTGCTCCTGCGGCTCTCCTGCCTCTGACAGCGGGGCCGAGGCCGAGAGCTCCCCCCGGAGCCCCCCCAAAGCCGAGCGGAGCCGCAAGCGCCCGGGGGGAATGGAGCGGGCGAGCCCCGAATCGCCGCCGTCCCCCCGCGGGGGGAAGCGCCCGCGGAAAGGAGAGGGCGGGGATGTCCCTCCCAGCGATGGCGATCGACTCTTTGCCCAAAAG TGCCGGGAGCTCCGGGGCTTCATCCGGCCGCTGgcggagctgctggaggggctgcGGCGGGGCCGATACGATAGAG GGttgagcagcttccagcagagCGTGGCCATGGACCGGCTCCAGCGGATCATTGGGGTGCTGCAGAAGCCAGAAATGGG TGCTCGCTACCTGGGAACGCTGCTGCAGGTGGAGGCCATGCTGCGCCTCTGGTTCCCCCACGTCGCCCCCAAACCCGCGCTGGACTCGGCTCCTCCCGCGGCtcccccgcgccgccgccctcCCGCCGGTCCCGCCGGGGCTCCCCGGTGCCGCCGCCTGCCCGGGGAGCTCCCCCTCGCCAGCCCCGCGGGGACCTTACAGCAGCGGGGAGCCCCCGAGTCCCCCCCAGCGCCGGACGTGTGA
- the MRPS21 gene encoding small ribosomal subunit protein bS21m, which produces MANHLRFVGRTVMVQNGNVEAAYSVLNRILAQDGVADAVRRSRYYEKPTRARRRRAFEACRRVYCAEMARRIAFLARSARQDPWPGC; this is translated from the exons ATGGCGAACCACCTGCGCTTCGTGGGCCGCACGGTGATGGTGCAGAACGGGAACGTGGAGGCGGCGTACAGCGTCCTCAACAG GATCTTGGCGCAGGACGGCGTGGCCGACGCGGTGCGGCGCTCCCGGTACTACGAGAAGCCGACtcgggcgcggcggcggcgggcgttCGAGGCGTGCCGCCGGGTGTACTGCGCCGAGATGGCGCGCAGGATCGCCTTCCTGGCCAGGAGCGCCCGCCAGGACCCGTGGCCGGGCTGCTGA